Proteins from one Cetobacterium sp. ZOR0034 genomic window:
- a CDS encoding murein L,D-transpeptidase catalytic domain family protein encodes MLGKKYLMLALILGSISTTSFGFTLKNPTKTEAKVLQVSKEDTEKKLYQEIGLAGKLDYNVFKTALNGYNKIERRRKNLLTIIDYSKPSTEKRFFVIDMEQKKILVNSHVSHGKNSGGNIATSFSNKVSSNKSSLGFFLTENTYMGGNGYSLVLNGLEKGINDKAKERYIVIHGADYANPKIAKSQGRLGRSLGCPALPRDISKKTIDMIKNGSVIFAYGNDTNYLERSSYV; translated from the coding sequence GTGTTAGGGAAAAAGTATTTAATGTTAGCTCTTATTTTAGGTTCAATATCAACAACATCTTTTGGTTTTACATTAAAGAATCCTACAAAGACAGAGGCAAAGGTATTACAGGTATCTAAAGAGGATACAGAAAAAAAACTATATCAAGAGATTGGATTAGCTGGTAAATTGGATTATAATGTATTTAAAACAGCTTTAAATGGTTACAATAAAATTGAAAGAAGAAGAAAAAATCTTCTAACTATAATAGATTACTCAAAGCCATCAACAGAGAAAAGATTCTTTGTAATTGATATGGAACAGAAGAAGATATTAGTGAATTCTCATGTATCACATGGAAAAAATAGTGGTGGAAATATAGCAACATCTTTTTCGAACAAAGTGAGTTCAAATAAAAGTTCATTAGGATTTTTCTTAACTGAAAATACTTATATGGGTGGAAATGGATATTCACTAGTTTTAAATGGACTAGAAAAAGGAATAAACGACAAAGCAAAAGAGAGATATATTGTTATTCATGGTGCGGATTATGCAAATCCTAAAATAGCAAAATCTCAGGGAAGGCTTGGAAGAAGTTTGGGATGTCCGGCGTTACCTAGAGATATATCAAAGAAAACTATTGATATGATAAAAAATGGTTCTGTTATATTTGCTTATGGAAATGATACTAATTATTTAGAGAGAAGTAGCTACGTATAA
- a CDS encoding dicarboxylate/amino acid:cation symporter has protein sequence MKKNNLTKKIFFALVLGVTLGIGFLFLRENLVQSGRVETWNIINSILFQDITRAEGAKALGIFYIIGQLFINALQLVIIPMVFTSIIIAVTNIQDSKSLKRISYKTFLGFGLSSVLALVYASIIGMMAYKAKLFSASIQNVSVSGGATSSNPLMILIKAIPQNILAGLSNNGNVLVAVFLGISAGIILNKMNEEDSIIKKGVIELNKMSQIFLTFVINKFAPIAIFSLLVRTFAIYGIGYLKIASIYFVLTAITLLTFLVFGYSFIVWISTGLNPIHFMKKISNVAMFAFSTSSSAASLPLNTKATIEKLGVDEVTTSFVLPMGMTVNMNGTAIMQVIATLFIAGVAGYEITVFNLVTISILALLASIGTPAAPGSGAIILFTILTGMGYSNEVAVSAYAIILGINRPLEMLLTALNVVGDSAVAVYVSKSEGKLDLERYNLENEQLETVK, from the coding sequence GTGAAGAAAAACAATTTAACAAAAAAAATATTTTTTGCCTTAGTATTAGGAGTAACATTAGGTATTGGATTTTTATTTCTGAGAGAAAATTTAGTTCAGAGTGGAAGAGTTGAAACTTGGAATATAATAAATTCAATTTTATTCCAAGATATAACAAGAGCAGAAGGTGCAAAAGCTTTAGGAATATTTTATATAATAGGACAACTATTTATAAATGCGTTACAGTTGGTAATAATTCCAATGGTATTTACATCAATAATAATAGCTGTTACAAATATTCAAGATTCGAAAAGTTTAAAAAGAATATCATATAAAACATTTTTAGGATTTGGATTGAGTTCAGTTTTGGCTTTAGTGTATGCTTCAATAATTGGAATGATGGCTTATAAAGCTAAACTATTTTCAGCATCAATTCAAAATGTAAGTGTATCAGGAGGAGCGACATCTTCAAATCCACTTATGATTTTAATAAAAGCTATACCACAAAACATATTAGCTGGATTATCAAATAATGGAAACGTTCTTGTAGCTGTATTTTTGGGAATATCTGCAGGGATTATTTTAAATAAAATGAATGAAGAAGATTCTATTATAAAAAAAGGTGTAATTGAATTAAATAAGATGTCACAAATATTTTTAACTTTTGTTATAAATAAGTTTGCACCGATAGCTATTTTTTCTTTATTGGTTAGAACATTTGCTATCTATGGAATAGGATATTTAAAAATAGCAAGTATCTACTTTGTTTTGACAGCAATTACACTGTTAACATTCTTAGTTTTTGGATATTCGTTTATTGTTTGGATTTCAACAGGATTAAATCCAATTCACTTTATGAAAAAGATATCGAATGTGGCAATGTTTGCATTTTCAACTTCGTCATCAGCAGCATCACTTCCATTGAATACAAAAGCTACTATTGAAAAGTTAGGTGTAGATGAGGTTACAACATCATTTGTACTTCCGATGGGAATGACTGTAAATATGAATGGAACAGCAATTATGCAAGTTATAGCAACGCTGTTTATAGCAGGAGTAGCAGGATATGAGATTACAGTATTCAATTTAGTTACAATCTCTATATTAGCTTTACTGGCATCAATTGGAACTCCAGCAGCACCAGGAAGTGGAGCTATAATACTATTTACAATTTTAACAGGAATGGGATATAGCAATGAAGTAGCTGTATCAGCTTATGCAATAATTTTAGGAATTAATAGACCTTTAGAAATGCTATTAACAGCTTTAAATGTTGTTGGAGATAGCGCAGTTGCAGTATATGTTTCTAAAAGTGAAGGCAAGTTAGATTTAGAGAGATATAACTTAGAGAATGAGCAATTAGAAACTGTAAAATAG
- a CDS encoding L,D-transpeptidase, producing MKRKLKYLLLGLLSFVTYVVSEAAIIEKELVYKKYTLTDSYKYGKATRSFQWEKISAHLDRLDSFQSHNVRFGSLKNYKNVNGLPPVAKQIAMEKYSNGARPTVKDIYGHRRNQGIPLYIAGEMDRPERYAPDGSLVSIISRDLEYYKVVVENIDGEWLIPARYVKEIEAKSFSKVVVVDRKNQNITTLEKVGDVWKVRSMNPASTGLDNPPHQLPTPLGVFVIQSKKLKMDYLKDGSQTEIEGYAPYASRFSGGGYIHGVPVNLPRTEMIEYSQTLGTTPRSHMCVRNATSHAKYIYSWAEINKGLVIVIE from the coding sequence ATGAAAAGAAAACTAAAATATCTACTTTTAGGACTTTTATCATTTGTGACTTATGTAGTTTCTGAAGCTGCAATAATTGAAAAAGAATTGGTATATAAGAAATATACGTTAACAGATTCTTATAAATATGGAAAAGCAACAAGAAGTTTTCAGTGGGAAAAGATTTCAGCTCATTTAGATAGGCTAGATAGTTTTCAAAGTCATAATGTTAGATTTGGAAGTTTAAAAAATTATAAAAATGTAAATGGATTACCACCTGTGGCAAAGCAGATAGCGATGGAGAAATATTCTAATGGTGCAAGACCTACAGTAAAAGATATCTATGGACACAGAAGAAACCAAGGAATTCCACTATATATTGCAGGAGAAATGGATAGACCAGAAAGATATGCACCAGATGGATCACTTGTATCAATAATTTCAAGAGACTTAGAATACTATAAAGTTGTTGTTGAAAATATAGATGGTGAATGGCTAATCCCTGCTAGATATGTAAAAGAGATTGAAGCTAAAAGTTTTTCAAAAGTTGTAGTGGTAGATAGAAAAAATCAAAATATTACAACTTTGGAAAAAGTTGGAGATGTTTGGAAAGTAAGAAGTATGAATCCAGCATCAACTGGACTTGATAATCCACCTCATCAGCTTCCAACGCCATTAGGTGTATTTGTTATACAAAGTAAAAAATTAAAAATGGATTATTTAAAAGATGGCAGTCAAACAGAGATAGAGGGATATGCTCCTTATGCGAGTAGATTTTCTGGAGGGGGATATATTCATGGAGTTCCAGTAAACTTGCCAAGAACAGAGATGATAGAGTATTCTCAAACATTAGGGACAACTCCTCGTTCACATATGTGTGTTAGAAATGCTACATCACATGCGAAATATATATATTCATGGGCAGAGATAAATAAAGGTTTAGTAATAGTAATTGAATAA
- a CDS encoding BMP family protein — protein sequence MRSFFRVFVIIITIFLGKNLESFANLKIGLVLSTGGLGDKSFNDSAYRGLEMAKKDLGIDFKYVEPKTSLEDEDFLREYADAGYDFIIGVGFPMKDAIENVARDYPELKFAMIDNSTSEENVKNLLFRENEGSFLMGALAAMMSKTGVVGFVGGIDMPLINKFKDGYEQGARYINPEIKVLSAYIGGTSAFSDPLKANEMATMHIKQGADVLYHAAGGSGLGVLEAAKDNGIYAIGVDSDQDDFIKGTVLTSMMKNVDIAVYNTVQSILNNEFKGGDFYYGLAEGGVGTTDFRNTKDIIGTDKIENLQIIVEKIKSKEIIIK from the coding sequence ATGAGAAGTTTTTTTAGAGTTTTTGTAATAATTATTACAATATTTTTAGGAAAAAATTTAGAGAGTTTTGCTAATTTAAAAATTGGATTAGTTTTATCAACAGGTGGATTAGGAGATAAATCATTTAATGATTCTGCATATAGAGGATTAGAAATGGCTAAAAAAGATTTAGGAATAGATTTTAAATACGTTGAACCAAAAACTTCATTAGAGGACGAGGATTTTTTGAGAGAATATGCTGATGCAGGTTATGACTTTATAATTGGAGTAGGATTCCCAATGAAAGATGCAATAGAAAATGTTGCGAGAGATTATCCAGAGTTGAAATTTGCAATGATAGATAATAGTACAAGTGAAGAAAATGTAAAGAATCTGTTATTTAGGGAAAATGAAGGATCATTCTTAATGGGAGCTTTAGCAGCAATGATGAGTAAAACTGGAGTTGTTGGTTTTGTAGGAGGAATTGATATGCCTCTAATCAACAAATTTAAAGATGGATATGAGCAAGGTGCTAGGTACATTAATCCTGAAATAAAAGTACTGAGTGCTTATATAGGTGGAACATCAGCTTTTAGTGATCCATTGAAAGCAAATGAGATGGCAACTATGCACATAAAGCAAGGAGCTGATGTTTTATATCACGCTGCTGGTGGAAGTGGACTAGGAGTTTTAGAAGCTGCGAAAGATAATGGTATCTATGCGATTGGAGTAGACTCAGATCAAGATGATTTTATAAAAGGAACAGTATTAACATCTATGATGAAGAACGTAGATATAGCAGTATATAATACAGTTCAATCAATATTAAATAATGAATTTAAAGGTGGAGATTTCTATTACGGATTGGCAGAAGGCGGAGTAGGGACAACAGATTTTAGAAATACAAAAGATATAATTGGAACTGATAAAATAGAGAATTTACAGATAATTGTTGAGAAAATAAAGTCAAAAGAGATTATTATAAAATAA
- a CDS encoding phosphoenolpyruvate carboxykinase encodes MKQEIFIGRNSAILNFSTKYCDTSENLLSSSSFKKVLSKYIHSIESKNTSVFQFLKSNCSEDISGTMIRLFKLLIVLEKNEVSKLDPTLTSLLNKESLLFEFIEGLYSYWRKYERYAIIRNKTTSLGLQNINFIDSMNSFTNLILKTYRLVEENILGEHHRVYRQLHAGVNAGLILNDISWKCPKEYSFLEKIPFVESIVLQPPFITYPGKNTRKGIFCENKENPIENLTLNLENWICFPAKVGELLAFVYFDINFMAQGVTLCNLFELAKKEEYIDKKPDIIYMYGVKDFHSEMRTEFYKDSQNDVMVGYVNFNEGIDYFGYMKKMILTLHNLKMIDSGYLPIHGAMVNLLFKNGLEKNVIIMGDSGAGKSESLEAFRKLSENYVKDMKIIFDDMGVLKLDNNSLTASGTEIGAFVRLDDLDIGYPYKEIDRSIFMNPDKINSRIIIPISTHADITKKYPVDMFLYANNYEEGEELEFFENSIVAKPTFINGARNAKGTTSEIGLVTSYFANPFGPVQRKDDTDILIDKYFDKMFDDKTLVGQIRTGLGIEGLEKLGPEKAAKKLFEFLIK; translated from the coding sequence ATGAAACAAGAAATTTTTATAGGTAGAAATAGTGCAATTTTAAATTTTTCAACAAAGTATTGTGATACATCTGAAAACTTACTTTCAAGTTCATCTTTTAAAAAAGTTCTTTCAAAATATATCCACTCAATTGAAAGTAAAAATACCTCTGTTTTCCAATTTTTAAAATCTAATTGCAGCGAAGATATATCTGGAACTATGATTAGACTTTTTAAACTTTTAATCGTCTTAGAAAAAAATGAGGTTTCAAAACTTGATCCTACCCTTACATCTCTTTTAAATAAAGAATCTCTTCTTTTTGAATTTATTGAGGGACTTTATTCTTATTGGAGAAAATATGAAAGATATGCTATTATCCGTAATAAAACTACTAGTTTAGGTCTTCAAAACATCAATTTTATAGACTCTATGAATAGTTTTACAAACTTAATATTAAAAACATATCGGCTTGTTGAAGAAAATATTCTGGGTGAGCACCACAGAGTTTACAGACAATTACATGCTGGTGTTAATGCTGGACTTATTTTAAACGATATCTCTTGGAAATGTCCTAAGGAATATTCTTTTTTAGAAAAAATTCCATTTGTTGAATCTATTGTTTTACAACCACCATTTATTACATACCCAGGTAAAAATACTCGAAAAGGAATTTTTTGTGAAAATAAAGAAAATCCTATTGAAAATCTAACTCTTAATTTAGAAAATTGGATATGTTTCCCTGCCAAAGTTGGAGAACTTTTAGCATTTGTATATTTTGATATCAACTTTATGGCCCAAGGAGTTACTTTATGCAACCTCTTTGAATTGGCTAAAAAAGAGGAATATATCGATAAGAAACCCGATATCATTTATATGTATGGTGTAAAAGATTTCCATTCAGAAATGAGAACAGAGTTTTATAAAGATTCTCAAAACGATGTCATGGTAGGGTATGTTAATTTCAACGAAGGAATCGATTACTTTGGATATATGAAAAAAATGATTTTAACTCTACATAACTTAAAAATGATTGATTCAGGTTACCTTCCAATTCATGGAGCTATGGTTAATCTTCTATTTAAAAACGGTTTGGAGAAAAATGTTATCATTATGGGAGATAGCGGTGCCGGAAAATCTGAAAGTCTAGAGGCATTCAGAAAACTTAGTGAGAATTATGTTAAAGATATGAAAATCATTTTTGATGATATGGGTGTTTTAAAATTAGATAATAACTCTCTTACTGCATCTGGAACAGAAATTGGAGCTTTCGTTAGACTTGATGATTTAGATATTGGCTATCCATATAAAGAGATTGATAGAAGTATATTCATGAATCCTGATAAAATAAATTCACGTATAATTATCCCAATATCAACTCATGCGGATATAACAAAAAAATATCCTGTAGACATGTTCTTATACGCAAATAACTATGAAGAGGGAGAAGAGTTAGAGTTCTTTGAAAATTCAATAGTTGCAAAACCTACATTCATAAACGGAGCTCGTAATGCCAAGGGAACAACTAGTGAAATCGGTTTAGTTACATCATATTTTGCTAATCCATTTGGACCTGTTCAGAGAAAAGATGATACAGACATTCTTATAGATAAATATTTTGATAAAATGTTTGATGATAAAACATTAGTTGGACAAATAAGAACTGGGCTAGGAATAGAGGGGCTTGAGAAACTTGGACCTGAAAAAGCTGCAAAAAAATTATTTGAATTCTTAATAAAATAA
- a CDS encoding efflux RND transporter permease subunit: MNISQFSIKRPVVTMMIIISMVILGILTLVNLKTQLMPNYNMPMAAIRVSWKGASPDDMEKLVTKEIEKGLTSVEGIKRISTKSTMGKSALTIEFEYGVIIDNKVNDLVTAVSRIRNSLPDDIDEPVIRKTSSSGDRVMLIGLRGDDLINLKSFADNVVIPRLERIEGVGTVSIFGGLEKEISINIDPERLEAYNLSVTDLYSTLKSASLNFPSGYIREGDKEYLVKVSGEAKTLEDIQDIVLNNANGETLYLTDVADVKLGIKDRSSYGRTDGIENIIINIEKSDVGNTVEISKIAKEELIKMEPLLPKGASFTVNRDSAVDITRSINTVKNNAITGLVLAGIILFIFLRDWRATLVVTVAIPVSIIATFGFFGAKGMTLNIISLMGLSLGVGMLVDNSIVVLDNIFRHLTELGQDRMEAAENGATEVVIPIIASTATTIAVFIPIVIREGRAKEIYKDMAYSITFSLLASLIIAITFVPMISSRILKSKATVHEEGKVLKYIKGHYENILRVSLKFKSLVLLGMVLLFVGIVGYGSKNIGGEFMPTTDDGIYTIIAELPSGMDVEKSNRVAKELEEIVSKDPQTQKFISSVSSEAVSVIVDIGPKSERSKKVQEIMGETRKKVSHIPDVKLNLVPRMAFGRGTGRDISLILKSDDLNQLSYVSRMITEKLSQNSGFTDINNSMVNGNPEVRILLDRKKMEYYGVKVNDLTLSVSYQILGGAPIKIKTGNEEVDVSLRLAEEFRNSPEKLQEMRIKSQNGGVVKLKDIAKLEIGEGAYGIEKEDKITMVTIDANTANGLDLVTGQKYIREILEEAGLPRTISYSFGGSGRNLVEVNEQLKFAFMVAMFLVYFILAAQFESYILPAIVMGTVPLSIIGVYSGLLLTGQKTNTMVFVGIIMLAGIVVNNAIVLIDYIKILIEREYPLNEAILEAGKTRLRPIFMTTMTTVFGMIPLSLGLGQGSEMYKGMAIAVIFGLVFSTLLTLIVIPILFYLYEVGKKKISKYI; encoded by the coding sequence ATGAACATATCACAATTTTCAATAAAGCGTCCTGTAGTTACTATGATGATAATAATATCAATGGTTATTTTAGGAATATTGACTTTAGTTAATTTAAAAACACAACTTATGCCTAATTATAACATGCCTATGGCAGCTATAAGAGTAAGTTGGAAAGGAGCATCTCCAGATGACATGGAGAAATTGGTAACAAAAGAGATAGAAAAAGGATTAACAAGTGTTGAGGGAATAAAAAGAATTTCAACAAAATCAACAATGGGTAAATCAGCATTGACAATAGAGTTTGAATACGGAGTTATTATAGACAATAAAGTTAATGATTTAGTTACAGCTGTAAGTAGAATAAGAAATAGTTTACCAGATGATATTGATGAACCTGTAATAAGAAAAACTTCATCTTCTGGTGATAGAGTAATGCTTATTGGACTTAGAGGAGATGATCTAATAAATCTTAAAAGTTTTGCGGATAATGTTGTTATTCCAAGACTAGAAAGAATAGAGGGAGTAGGAACTGTAAGTATTTTTGGTGGATTAGAAAAAGAGATAAGTATAAATATAGATCCAGAAAGATTAGAGGCATATAATTTAAGTGTAACAGATTTATATAGCACTTTAAAAAGTGCAAGTTTAAACTTCCCATCAGGTTATATAAGAGAGGGAGATAAAGAGTATCTTGTAAAAGTTTCAGGTGAAGCAAAAACATTAGAGGACATTCAAGATATTGTTCTTAATAATGCTAATGGAGAAACGTTATATTTAACAGATGTAGCGGATGTTAAGTTAGGAATTAAAGATAGAAGTAGTTATGGAAGAACAGATGGAATTGAAAATATTATAATAAATATAGAAAAAAGTGATGTCGGAAATACAGTTGAAATTTCGAAAATAGCAAAAGAGGAACTTATAAAAATGGAACCTTTATTGCCAAAAGGAGCTTCATTTACTGTAAATAGAGATTCAGCAGTAGATATAACAAGATCAATAAATACAGTTAAGAATAATGCAATAACAGGATTAGTTTTAGCTGGAATAATTTTATTTATATTTTTAAGAGATTGGAGAGCAACTCTTGTAGTAACGGTAGCTATTCCAGTATCAATAATTGCAACATTTGGTTTCTTTGGAGCAAAAGGAATGACTCTAAATATTATATCTTTAATGGGATTATCATTGGGAGTTGGAATGTTAGTTGATAATTCAATTGTAGTATTAGATAATATATTTAGACATTTAACAGAGTTAGGGCAAGATAGAATGGAAGCTGCTGAAAATGGAGCAACAGAGGTTGTTATTCCAATTATAGCTTCAACAGCTACAACAATAGCTGTTTTTATTCCAATTGTAATTAGAGAAGGAAGAGCAAAAGAGATATATAAAGATATGGCTTACTCAATAACATTCTCATTGTTAGCTTCATTGATAATAGCTATAACATTTGTTCCTATGATTTCTAGTAGAATATTAAAATCAAAAGCAACAGTTCATGAAGAGGGAAAAGTTTTAAAGTACATAAAAGGTCACTATGAAAATATTTTAAGAGTATCTTTAAAGTTTAAATCATTAGTTTTGTTAGGAATGGTATTATTATTTGTTGGTATAGTAGGTTATGGATCTAAGAATATAGGTGGAGAGTTTATGCCTACAACAGATGATGGAATTTATACGATAATAGCTGAACTTCCAAGTGGGATGGATGTTGAAAAGTCAAATAGAGTAGCAAAAGAGTTGGAAGAGATTGTAAGTAAGGACCCTCAAACACAAAAGTTTATATCGTCAGTATCAAGTGAAGCAGTATCAGTAATTGTAGATATAGGACCTAAAAGTGAAAGAAGTAAAAAAGTTCAAGAAATTATGGGAGAAACAAGAAAAAAAGTTTCTCATATACCTGATGTGAAATTAAATTTAGTACCGAGAATGGCTTTTGGAAGAGGAACAGGAAGAGATATATCTCTGATCTTAAAATCAGATGATTTAAATCAATTGAGTTATGTTTCTAGAATGATAACAGAAAAGTTAAGCCAAAACTCAGGATTTACAGATATAAATAACTCTATGGTAAATGGAAATCCTGAAGTTAGAATTTTACTTGATAGAAAAAAAATGGAGTATTATGGCGTAAAAGTTAATGATTTAACTTTATCAGTTAGTTACCAGATATTAGGTGGAGCACCAATAAAAATAAAAACTGGAAACGAAGAGGTGGATGTAAGTTTAAGACTTGCAGAGGAGTTTAGAAACTCTCCTGAAAAACTTCAAGAGATGAGAATAAAATCTCAGAATGGCGGAGTAGTAAAATTAAAAGATATTGCAAAGCTTGAAATCGGAGAGGGAGCTTACGGAATAGAAAAAGAGGATAAGATTACTATGGTTACAATCGATGCCAATACAGCAAATGGATTAGATTTAGTAACAGGGCAAAAATATATAAGAGAGATTTTAGAGGAGGCAGGCTTACCTAGAACAATTTCATACTCATTTGGTGGAAGTGGAAGAAACTTAGTTGAAGTAAATGAGCAATTGAAGTTTGCATTTATGGTTGCGATGTTCTTAGTTTACTTTATATTGGCAGCACAATTTGAATCTTATATACTTCCCGCAATAGTTATGGGAACTGTACCACTTTCTATAATAGGAGTTTATAGTGGATTGTTATTAACAGGACAGAAAACAAATACGATGGTTTTTGTTGGAATAATAATGCTTGCTGGAATAGTTGTAAACAATGCGATAGTTTTAATAGATTACATAAAGATTCTAATAGAGAGAGAATATCCTTTAAACGAAGCTATATTAGAAGCTGGTAAAACGAGATTAAGACCAATATTTATGACAACAATGACAACAGTATTTGGAATGATTCCACTTTCGTTAGGACTTGGACAAGGAAGTGAGATGTATAAAGGAATGGCGATAGCGGTAATCTTCGGATTAGTATTCTCGACACTTCTGACATTGATTGTAATTCCTATACTATTTTATCTATATGAAGTAGGAAAAAAGAAAATTTCGAAGTATATCTAA
- a CDS encoding efflux RND transporter periplasmic adaptor subunit: protein MIKKLLIVSTTLLLLSCGSNNAKPKTRESAGKNIKISEIIPENIVRLNISSGVTEPLNEIKTVTKTGGTVKKINFKNGDRVQKGQIILILEDQEVQSAYLRAQATYMANKADFEIKEKNYIKFRQLFDKQLISEDEYLVKRSNHLTAESNLKNSEATYLSAKKDYEDLIVKAKFTGVVTDLNLKLYEKVPANTDVVTVVDNSKILVKTGVSVHEINELSVGNKAEVDLEGVENNYFGNVYEINPVANKDNKKYQIKVEIDNPEGHIKKGMYSKVLVQTGVKNGYLVPKNAIVIKELYSYIFIVEDGEAKRIKVDRGYSNGDRQEILSDELYSSMKLVIDGQFLLEDRDKVNILN from the coding sequence GTGATAAAAAAATTACTGATAGTATCAACGACATTATTATTACTGTCATGCGGTAGCAATAATGCAAAACCTAAAACAAGAGAAAGTGCTGGAAAAAATATAAAGATATCTGAGATTATTCCAGAAAATATTGTTAGATTAAATATATCAAGTGGGGTTACAGAACCTTTAAATGAAATAAAAACAGTTACTAAAACTGGAGGAACAGTAAAGAAGATAAATTTTAAAAATGGAGATAGAGTACAAAAAGGACAAATAATATTAATTTTAGAAGACCAAGAGGTTCAATCAGCATATTTAAGAGCTCAAGCAACGTACATGGCAAATAAAGCGGACTTTGAAATAAAAGAAAAAAATTATATAAAGTTTAGACAACTATTTGATAAACAACTAATATCAGAAGATGAATATTTAGTAAAAAGATCAAATCATTTAACAGCAGAAAGTAATTTAAAAAATTCAGAAGCAACATATCTATCAGCTAAAAAAGATTATGAAGATTTAATTGTAAAAGCAAAGTTTACAGGAGTTGTAACAGATTTAAATTTAAAACTATATGAAAAAGTTCCTGCGAATACGGATGTAGTTACTGTAGTAGATAACAGCAAAATTTTAGTAAAAACAGGGGTATCTGTGCATGAAATAAATGAACTGTCAGTAGGGAATAAAGCTGAAGTAGATTTAGAAGGTGTAGAAAATAATTATTTTGGAAATGTTTATGAAATAAATCCTGTGGCAAATAAAGATAATAAAAAATATCAGATAAAAGTTGAAATTGATAATCCAGAAGGACATATAAAAAAAGGAATGTATTCAAAAGTTTTAGTTCAAACTGGAGTAAAAAACGGATATTTAGTTCCTAAAAATGCGATAGTTATAAAAGAGTTGTATTCGTATATTTTCATTGTTGAAGATGGCGAAGCTAAAAGAATAAAAGTTGATAGAGGATATTCAAATGGAGATAGACAAGAAATTTTAAGTGATGAACTTTATTCGAGTATGAAGCTAGTAATAGATGGACAATTTTTATTAGAAGATAGAGATAAAGTAAATATTTTAAACTAG
- a CDS encoding mechanosensitive ion channel family protein yields MEQHYEGFLLQVLKTFTSEEFLINLTNSLIIFVFRFSLALIFFLIGRKIFKKSLSKYYTTNAFKSIDSSFRTFLSSIIDTGSIIILLIISLLIIGFQQSSLIAFLGSIGIGVGLALKDNLSNFVGGLIILIFKTYSVDDEVEIIGNYGLISSIDVFSTTITTFSGDIVSIPNGNVITNQVINYSKTPNRRMKIIVSVAYESNIDLVFEVLNNLIKDNKNILKNPAPFINIEKYNNSSIDIALKVWTKNQTYWDTYFDILKKLKPALDEVNISIPFPQMDLHIKDQNFYKKES; encoded by the coding sequence ATGGAACAACATTATGAAGGTTTTTTATTACAGGTTTTGAAAACTTTTACTAGTGAAGAGTTTTTAATCAATTTAACAAATAGTTTAATTATTTTTGTTTTTAGATTCTCACTAGCTTTAATTTTCTTTTTAATAGGTAGAAAGATTTTTAAAAAATCTCTTTCTAAATATTATACAACTAATGCATTTAAATCTATAGATTCCTCTTTCAGAACTTTTTTATCATCAATAATCGATACCGGATCTATTATTATATTACTTATAATTTCATTACTTATTATAGGTTTTCAACAAAGTTCTTTAATCGCTTTTTTAGGAAGTATTGGAATTGGAGTCGGTTTAGCTTTGAAAGATAATCTATCTAATTTTGTTGGTGGATTAATTATTCTTATATTTAAAACATATTCTGTTGATGATGAAGTTGAAATTATTGGAAATTACGGACTTATATCCTCTATAGATGTTTTTTCTACAACCATAACAACCTTCAGTGGGGATATTGTTAGTATTCCTAATGGTAATGTTATAACTAATCAAGTTATAAACTATTCTAAAACTCCAAATCGAAGAATGAAAATTATTGTTTCTGTGGCATATGAAAGTAATATCGATTTAGTTTTTGAAGTTTTAAATAATCTAATAAAAGATAATAAAAACATTCTAAAAAATCCTGCTCCATTTATCAATATTGAAAAATATAATAATAGCTCTATCGACATTGCATTAAAAGTTTGGACTAAAAACCAAACCTATTGGGATACATATTTCGATATTTTAAAAAAATTAAAACCTGCATTAGATGAAGTTAACATCTCTATTCCATTTCCACAAATGGATCTTCATATTAAAGATCAAAATTTTTATAAAAAAGAAAGCTGA